From Plectropomus leopardus isolate mb chromosome 4, YSFRI_Pleo_2.0, whole genome shotgun sequence, the proteins below share one genomic window:
- the LOC121942586 gene encoding LOW QUALITY PROTEIN: choline transporter-like protein 1 (The sequence of the model RefSeq protein was modified relative to this genomic sequence to represent the inferred CDS: deleted 3 bases in 2 codons) produces MGCCSSTESKRDWKPLEERSCTDIPWLIIFILFCIGMLCICGFPIATGAASRLISGYDSYGNTCGKNNTQKIEGVPLSGRDMTENKYVFFLDPCNVDLINRKIKSIALCVSKCPAAELTTYSDLKQFALHNGSHLCAYDITPTRYTSHSERSSKCPKLPVPPSKPVPLLHRCIPVDVGCYAEFAQAFITFVSDNTVLRRVVAGVMASKEIIMGLCVLALVLSLILMVVIRYITKVLVWILTILVIIGSIGGTAVLWWLYVDHRKALDNNTLSVFGKEVASDNVKALLIYAIVATVFTAVLLLVMFFMRKRVALTISLFHVAGKVFIHLPLLALQPFWTFLCLMLFWVYWIAVLLALGTSGTPTKNNSTGVVEYVMQGPLQYLVWYHAVGLIWISEFILAFQQMTIAGAVVTYYFTRNKSQLPATPILSSMVRAIRYHLGTLAKGSFIITLVKIPRLILTYIHSQLKGKENACARCMLKACVCCLWCLEKCLAYLNQNAYTATAINSTSFCTSAREAFLILVENALRVAAINTVGDFVLFLGKVLIVSCTAFAGVLALNYQRDYTVWVLPLLIVCLFAYLVAHCFLSVFENVVDVLFLCFAVDTKYNDGSPGREFYMDKALMEYVENSKKLGLYKSGDGEGREMKPMARGGTQA; encoded by the exons ATGGGATGTTGTAGCAGCACCGAG AGCAAACGGGACTGGAAACCGCTGGAGGAGCGCAGCTGCACGGACATCCCATGGCTCATCATATTCATACTCTTCTGTATTGGGATG TTGTGTATTTGTGGCTTTCCCATCGCCACAGGAGCTGCATCCAGGCTCATCTCAGGATATGACAGTTATGGTAACACATGTGGCAAGAATAACACTCAGAAGATTGAGGGGGTGCCTCTTAGTGGCCGGGACATGACGGAAAACAa gtatgttttctttctagACCCTTGCAACGTTGACTTGATTAACAGGAAAATCAAGTCCATCGCCCTgtgtgtctccaaatgtcctgCTGCCGAACTCACCACTTACAGTGACTTGAAGCAGTTTGCTCTGCATAATG GATCTCATCTCTGCGCCTATGATATTACT CCTACAAGATACACGAGCCATTCAGAAAGATCCAGCAAATGTCCCAAACTCCCTGTTCCCCCGAG TAAGCCTGTCCCACTGCTCCACCGCTGTATT CCTGTGGACGTCGGCTGCTATGCTGAATTCGCCCAGGCGTTTATCACATTTGTCAGTGACAACACTGTGCTGCGGCGGGTCGTCGCTGGGGTCATGGCCAGCAAGGAGATCATCATGGGCCTCTGCGTGCTGGCTTTAG tcCTGTCCCTGATCCTGATGGTTGTCATTCGTTACATCACCAAAGTTCTTGTGTGGATTCTGACAATTCTGGTCATCATTGGCTCTATAG GTGGGACAGCCGTCCTTTGGTGGCTCTACGTGGACCACAGGAAAGCCCTTGACAATAACACCTTATCAGTATTTGGGAAAGAAGTGGCCTCAGATAATGTTAAGGCCCTGCTTATATATGCAATTGTGGCTACGGTTTTCACG GCGGTTCTCCTGCTGGTGATGTTCTTCATGAGGAAGCGCGTGGCTCTCACCATCTCTCTGTTCCACGTTGCTGGTAAAGTGTTCATTCACCTTCCCCTGCTGGCCCTGCAGCCTTTCTGGACCTTCCTCTGCCTCATGCTCTTCTGGGTCTACTGGATCGCCGTGCTTCTGGCTCTCGGGACTTCAG GGACACCGACAAAGAACAACTCTACAGGTGTGGTTGAGTATGTAATGCAGGGGCCTCTTCAGTATCTGGTGTGGTATCACGCTGTAGGTCTCATTTGGATCAGTGAGTTCATACTGGCCTTCCAGCAGATGACCATCGCTGGAGCTGTGGTCACCTACTATTTCACCAG AAATAAATCCCAGTTGCCAGCGACTCCCATCCTCTCCTCCATGGTGCGTGCCATCCGCTACCATCTGGGTACTTTGGCCAAAGGCTCCTTCATCATCACGCTTGTTAAGATCCCTCGTCTCATCCTGACGTATATCCACAGCCAGCTCAAAGGAAAG GAGAACGCCTGTGCTCGCTGCATGCTGAAGGcttgtgtctgctgtttgtggTGTCTGGAGAAGTGCCTTGCATACTTAAATCAA AATGCCTACACTGCAACAGCCATCAACAGCACAAGTTTCTGCACCTCTGCCCGGGAAGCTTTCCTCATCCTGGTGGAGAACGCCCTCCGAGTGGCCGCCATCAACACTGTGGGCGATTTTGTCCTCTTCTTGGGAAAG GTGCTCATAGTCTCATGTACAGCCTTCGCTGGCGTCCTGGCTCTGAACTACCAGCGGGACTACACCGTGTGGGTGCTGCCTCTCCTCATAGTCTGTCTGTTTGCGTACCTGGTGGCTCactgcttcctgtctgtctttgagAACGTGGTGGACgtcctcttcctctgctttGCTGTGGACACAAAGTACAATGACGGCAGCCCTGGACGAGAGTTCTACATGGACAAGGCCTTAATG GAATATGTTGAGAACAGTAAGAAATTGGGTTTGTACAAGTCTGGTGACGGAGAAGGACGGGAGATGAAGCCCATG gCTCGAGG